From a single Micromonospora pallida genomic region:
- a CDS encoding type II toxin-antitoxin system Phd/YefM family antitoxin, with translation MSSEAAAQFNIHEAKTNLSRIIDRVEHGEEIIISRAGQPVAKVIPLVRRVARTGRGSLRGTLAVTADWDAPEVNEAIAEDFGSIS, from the coding sequence ATGTCGAGCGAAGCCGCAGCCCAGTTCAACATCCACGAGGCCAAGACCAACCTGTCGAGGATCATCGACCGGGTCGAGCATGGCGAGGAGATCATCATCAGTCGCGCCGGTCAGCCGGTGGCGAAGGTGATTCCGCTGGTCCGGCGGGTTGCCCGTACCGGACGTGGTTCACTGCGCGGCACGCTGGCCGTCACGGCGGACTGGGACGCTCCCGAGGTCAATGAGGCCATCGCGGAAGACTTCGGCTCGATCTCATGA
- a CDS encoding type II toxin-antitoxin system VapC family toxin, protein MRLLLDTHIVIWWLADDPALPDDLKDQLDHEPDVYVSSATIWEVAIKQAMGKIKEPNDLPERIRNSGFRELPITAEHAIVAGRLPLIHRDPFDRMLIAQALCADLTLVSRDVEVRKYDVALLAV, encoded by the coding sequence ATGAGGCTCCTGCTGGACACGCACATCGTCATCTGGTGGTTGGCCGACGACCCAGCCCTCCCCGACGACCTCAAAGACCAGCTCGACCACGAGCCGGACGTCTACGTCAGCTCAGCGACGATCTGGGAAGTCGCCATCAAGCAGGCGATGGGCAAGATCAAGGAGCCGAACGACCTGCCGGAACGGATTCGGAACAGCGGTTTCCGGGAACTGCCGATCACTGCCGAGCACGCCATCGTGGCCGGGCGACTCCCCCTGATCCACCGCGATCCGTTCGACCGGATGCTCATCGCCCAGGCGCTCTGCGCGGACCTCACTCTCGTTTCGCGGGACGTCGAGGTGCGGAAGTACGACGTCGCTCTCCTCGCGGTCTGA
- a CDS encoding L-threonylcarbamoyladenylate synthase: MPAASGVAEAAAVLRSGGLVAFPTETVYGLGANALDARAAARIFEAKARPSFDPLITHLADVADLTALVGALPPIVAALAERFWPGPLTLIVDRPPAVPPIVTSGLDTMAVRIPDHPVARELIRRAGLPVAAPSANRFGMLSPTRAEHVVAGLGDAVDLILDGGPTRCGIESTIVDARGDQPVVLRLGSLAVEALVEAVGPVSVRPGSSGQPVAPGTLAAHYAPRTPLRVVDAPVPARPDDGTRGYLALREAPEGAYGAVEVLAPDGDLTGAAARLFDALHRLDATGVTEIVAERVPDSGLGRAINDRLRRAAATWQTSG, encoded by the coding sequence CTGCCGGCGGCCAGCGGGGTGGCCGAGGCCGCCGCCGTCCTGCGGTCCGGCGGGCTGGTCGCCTTCCCCACCGAGACCGTGTACGGCCTGGGCGCAAACGCGCTCGACGCGCGGGCGGCGGCCCGGATCTTCGAGGCGAAGGCGCGACCCAGCTTCGACCCGCTGATCACCCACCTCGCCGATGTCGCCGACCTGACGGCGCTGGTCGGCGCGCTGCCGCCGATCGTGGCGGCCCTCGCCGAACGGTTCTGGCCCGGCCCGCTGACGCTGATCGTCGACCGGCCGCCGGCCGTACCGCCGATCGTCACGTCCGGGCTGGACACGATGGCGGTGCGGATCCCCGATCACCCAGTGGCCCGGGAGTTGATCCGCCGGGCCGGGCTGCCGGTGGCCGCGCCGAGCGCGAACCGGTTCGGCATGCTCAGCCCGACCCGGGCCGAGCACGTGGTGGCCGGGTTGGGCGACGCGGTGGACCTGATCCTCGACGGCGGGCCGACCCGGTGCGGCATCGAGTCCACGATCGTCGACGCGCGCGGTGACCAGCCGGTCGTGCTGCGGCTCGGCTCGCTGGCGGTGGAGGCGCTGGTCGAGGCGGTCGGCCCGGTCAGCGTACGGCCGGGCAGTTCCGGCCAGCCGGTCGCGCCCGGCACCCTGGCCGCGCACTACGCGCCCCGGACACCGCTGCGGGTGGTCGACGCCCCGGTCCCGGCCCGGCCGGACGACGGGACGCGCGGCTACCTCGCCCTACGCGAAGCGCCCGAGGGGGCGTACGGGGCGGTGGAGGTGCTCGCCCCCGACGGCGACCTGACCGGGGCGGCGGCCCGACTCTTCGACGCCCTGCACCGGCTCGACGCGACCGGGGTGACCGAGATCGTCGCCGAGCGGGTGCCGGACAGCGGCCTCGGCCGGGCTATCAACGATCGGCTGCGACGCGCCGCCGCCACCTGGCAAACGTCCGGATAG